The Bombus huntii isolate Logan2020A chromosome 1, iyBomHunt1.1, whole genome shotgun sequence genome contains a region encoding:
- the LOC126867477 gene encoding CDK-activating kinase assembly factor MAT1, with protein MDDQACPRCKTTKYRNPSLKMMVNVCGHTLCESCVDLLFLKGSGSCPECKIPLRRANFRVQLFEDPMVEKEVNIRKRILRDFNKKEEDFATLREYNDYLEEIETLIYNLANNIDVVETNKKIEQYKRDNKDQITKSKSKIGRNEYELEEMIELEKQKEEERRLEIAKEEIEAKKKKIREKEALIDELTFSEGNAKSIVETFASVIQASKKEQKAAPAKVTQFSTGIKFTNQGGQSYMPIPKIEEGPLYCYTPIRQGTDGPTPPSWRELQARGYVSHVRVESSAERAGGFKAHVACLRALQESMAGLYHNPSQSQTEFTTV; from the exons ATGGATGATCAAGCTTGCCCAAGATGCAAAACTACCAAATATCGAAATCCATCATTAAAAATGATGGTGAACGTTTGCGGTCACACGTTGTGTGAAAGCTGCGTGGATTTGTTATTTCTGAAAG GTTCTGGCTCATGTCCTGAATGTAAAATTCCTCTGAGAAGAGCGAATTTTCGTGTCCAATTATTCGAGGACCCTATGGTAGAAAAGGAAGTAAACATCAGGAAAAGAATTCTTAGAGACTTTAACAAGAAGGAGGAGGACTTTGCAACGTTAAGAGAATACAATGATTACTTAGAAGAAATTGAGACATTAATATATAACTTGGCTAATAATATTGACGTAGTAGaaacaaataagaaaatagaACAGTACAAAAGAGACAACAAAgatcaaataacaaaaagtAAATCTAAGATTGGTAGAAACGAATATGAACTGGAAGAGATGATCGAGTTAGAGAAgcagaaagaggaagaaagaagattgGAAATAGCTAAAGAAGAAATTGAagctaaaaagaaaaagatccGTGAAAAGGAAGCATTAATAGATGAGCTTACATTTTCAGAAGGAAATGCAAAGAGCATTGTAGAGACATTTGCCTCTGTCATACAAGCATCTAAGAAGGAACAGAAAGCAGCACCTGCTAAAGTCACTCAATTTAGTACAGGAATTAAATTTACTAATCAAGGAGGTCAGAGTTACATGCCCATACCAAAGATCGAAGAAGGTCCTCTGTATTGTTATACTCCTATTAGACAAGGGACAGATGGCCCAACACCTCCTAGTTGGAGAGAATTGCAAGCTCGTGGATACGTCTCTCATGTACGCGTTGAATCCTCAGCAGAAAGGGCAGGTGGATTTAAAGCACATGTTGCATGCTTAAGAGCCTTGCAAGAATCCATGGCTGGTTTATATCACAATCCTTCACAGAGCCAAACAGAATTCACAACTGTATAA